From the Palaemon carinicauda isolate YSFRI2023 chromosome 42, ASM3689809v2, whole genome shotgun sequence genome, one window contains:
- the LOC137633144 gene encoding peptidyl-prolyl cis-trans isomerase G-like, with amino-acid sequence MGTTNKIRGRNLQSKAKDRNSRQKQKMGTPDKNRKWELQTKAKDGNTSHKQNMGTPDKSKRWELQTKAKDGNSRQKQNMGTPDISKTWELQTKAKDGNSRQKQKMGTPDKSKTWELQTKAKDGNSRQKQKMGTPDKSKRWEYQTKAKNGNSRQKQKMGTPDKSKNWELQAKAKNGNTSHKQNMRTPDKSKKWELQTKAKNGNSRQKQKMGIPVISKTWELQTKAKDGNSRQKQKMGTPDKSKKWELQTKAKDGNSRQKQKMGIPVISKTWELQTKAKHGNSRQKQKMGTPDKSKRWELQTKAKDGNSRQKQKMGIPVISKTWELQTKAKHGNSRQKQNMGTPDKSKKWELQTKAKDGNSRQKQKMGTPDKSKRWEYQS; translated from the coding sequence ATGGGAACTACAAACAAAATCAGAGGACGGAATCTTCAGTCAAAAGCAAAAGATAGGAACTCCAGACAAAAGCAAAAGATGGGAACTCCAGACAAAAACAGAAAATGGGAACTCCAGACAAAAGCAAAAGATGGGAATACCAGTCATAAGCAAAACATGGGAACTCCAGACAAAAGCAAAAGATGGGAACTCCAGACAAAAGCAAAAGATGGGAACTCCAGACAAAAGCAAAACATGGGAACTCCAGACATAAGCAAAACATGGGAACTCCAGACAAAAGCAAAAGATGGGAACTCCAGACAAAAGCAAAAGATGGGAACTCCAGACAAAAGCAAAACATGGGAACTCCAGACAAAAGCAAAAGATGGGAACTCCAGACAAAAGCAAAAAATGGGAACTCCAGACAAAAGCAAAAGATGGGAATACCAGACAAAAGCAAAAAATGGGAACTCCAGACAAAAGCAAAAAATGGGAACTCCAGACAAAAGCAAAAACTGGGAACTCCAGGCAAAAGCAAAAAATGGGAATACCAGTCATAAGCAAAACATGAGAACTCCAGACAAAAGCAAAAAATGGGAACTCCAGACAAAAGCAAAAAATGGGAACTCCAGACAAAAGCAAAAGATGGGAATACCAGTCATAAGCAAAACATGGGAACTCCAGACAAAAGCAAAAGATGGGAACTCCAGACAAAAGCAAAAAATGGGAACTCCAGACAAAAGCAAAAAATGGGAACTCCAGACAAAAGCAAAAGATGGGAACTCCAGACAAAAGCAAAAGATGGGAATACCAGTCATAAGCAAAACATGGGAACTCCAGACAAAAGCAAAACATGGGAACTCCAGACAAAAGCAAAAAATGGGAACTCCAGACAAAAGCAAAAGATGGGAACTCCAGACAAAAGCAAAAGATGGGAACTCCAGACAAAAGCAAAAGATGGGAATACCAGTCATAAGCAAAACATGGGAACTCCAGACAAAAGCAAAACATGGGAACTCCAGACAAAAGCAAAACATGGGAACTCCAGACAAAAGCAAAAAATGGGAACTCCAGACAAAAGCAAAAGATGGGAACTCCAGACAAAAGCAAAAGATGGGAACTCCAGACAAAAGCAAAAGATGGGAATACCAGTCATAA